A section of the Marinimicrobium koreense genome encodes:
- a CDS encoding DUF6795 domain-containing protein: protein MIRPRILPSVLLGIAVFFLICSPQGAAMAFFSKKEVVLSSPFAAQITYEGKPASGARIKRIIKWQSQVGEEDVAEADDQGHFSFPAVRDSWRQLLPAEFVVYQDIVVQYQGQEFKIWIGSKREEHEWSELGGRPINMQCELTDEIRRVDVKRGLLGTNCHWEGIEVR from the coding sequence ATGATTCGACCTCGAATACTCCCCTCCGTACTGCTCGGCATCGCCGTATTCTTTTTGATCTGTTCACCGCAAGGAGCTGCCATGGCGTTTTTTTCAAAGAAGGAAGTGGTGCTCAGCTCACCCTTCGCTGCTCAGATTACCTATGAAGGAAAGCCGGCTTCCGGTGCCAGGATAAAACGCATCATCAAATGGCAGAGTCAGGTTGGCGAAGAGGACGTTGCCGAGGCGGATGATCAAGGTCACTTTTCGTTTCCGGCCGTAAGAGATAGTTGGCGTCAGTTGCTTCCCGCTGAATTTGTGGTTTATCAGGATATTGTTGTTCAGTACCAAGGTCAGGAATTCAAGATCTGGATCGGAAGCAAGCGTGAAGAGCATGAATGGTCAGAGCTCGGAGGAAGGCCGATCAATATGCAGTGCGAGCTGACCGATGAGATTCGCCGAGTTGATGTTAAGCGGGGACTTTTAGGTACGAATTGTCACTGGGAAGGTATAGAGGTTCGTTAA
- a CDS encoding lipase family protein, with protein sequence MGLERGRTGTLVHIGFNQIFSSLLPQLKDFLDKHPHISGPIHCIGHSLGGAVASLVADWLKGQRRNPVKLYTFGAPRVGLEGFARHLTNRALSSNIYRVYHKTDPVPMIPVYPYRHPPSPGDGYHIPWGRGAISFAAHRIGHYVDSTRQCSWLALKGRPNPELGEEALKQWLSRDTLDNPADPSVWERVNSAMAWVLRKISVVFVAPIQAALMGGLTLADRIALALRQGVDASKDAGFWVLRLMRRIMKLLGFGAIAETTAELTRELMRWVLIRLIDRMTQMAQRALRQLRGG encoded by the coding sequence ATCGGTCTGGAGCGGGGCAGAACTGGCACCTTGGTTCATATCGGTTTTAACCAGATCTTCAGCAGCCTCCTGCCACAACTGAAAGATTTCCTCGATAAACATCCGCATATTTCCGGTCCCATTCACTGCATCGGTCACAGTCTGGGCGGGGCAGTGGCGTCGTTGGTGGCAGACTGGCTCAAAGGCCAACGTCGCAACCCGGTCAAACTCTACACCTTTGGCGCACCCCGTGTCGGGCTGGAAGGCTTTGCTCGGCATCTGACGAACAGGGCTCTCTCGAGCAATATTTACCGTGTCTACCATAAAACCGATCCCGTCCCGATGATTCCGGTTTACCCCTACCGCCACCCGCCATCACCCGGTGATGGCTATCACATTCCCTGGGGCCGAGGCGCCATTTCCTTCGCCGCCCACCGTATCGGTCACTATGTGGACAGCACTCGTCAGTGCAGTTGGTTAGCGTTGAAAGGACGTCCCAATCCCGAGCTGGGAGAAGAGGCGCTCAAACAATGGTTGTCTCGAGACACTCTGGATAATCCCGCGGATCCGTCGGTTTGGGAGCGGGTCAATAGTGCGATGGCGTGGGTGCTGAGGAAAATCAGCGTGGTGTTTGTGGCGCCGATTCAGGCGGCATTGATGGGCGGGCTGACCTTGGCGGACCGAATTGCGCTGGCCTTGCGGCAGGGCGTTGATGCGTCCAAAGACGCCGGGTTTTGGGTGTTGCGGTTGATGCGACGGATTATGAAGCTCTTGGGCTTTGGGGCGATTGCGGAGACGACGGCGGAGCTCACCAGAGAGCTCATGCGTTGGGTGCTGATCCGGTTGATCGATCGAATGACCCAGATGGCGCAACGGGCTTTGCGGCAGTTGCGGGGTGGGTGA
- the metH gene encoding methionine synthase — MSLTDDRQARIDALHRLVRERILILDGGMGTMIQNLKLSEADYRGERFADYHQDVAGNNDLLAITQPAMLKDIYKGYLDAGADIVETNTFNSTRVSMADYDMEDLVPELNLAAARLAREIADEYTADNPDKPRFVAGVLGPTSRTCSISPDVNDPGARNITFDELVENYMEALDGLVKGGSDLILIETVFDTLNAKAATFAVQTYFEQNGVELPLMISGTITDASGRTLSGQTTEAFYNSLAHSSPFSMGLNCALGAEELRPYVQEMSRVANCWVSAHPNAGLPNEFGEYDQSPEEMVAVVEEFAASGLVNIIGGCCGTTPEHIKAIADAVATHAPRPLPDIAPACRLSGLEPFNITKDSLFVNVGERCNVTGSAKFKRLIVEEDYTTALEVALEQVEGGAQVIDVNMDEAMLDSEKAMVRFLNLIAGEPDIARVPVMVDSSKWTVIEAGLKCIQGKPIVNSISLKEGEEEFIERARLCRKYGAAVVVMAFDEDGQADTAARKKEICERSYRVLVDKVGFPPQDIIFDPNIFAIATGIDEHNNYAVDFIEATRWIRENLPHAGVSGGVSNVSFSFRGNNPVREAIHSVFLYHAIKAGLNMGIVNASQLAVYDDLPEELKEKVEDVVLNRKDDATETLLEIAEKYKGDGSGGEKKEDLEWRSWAVEKRIEHSLVKGITAYIIEDTEEARQRADKPLDVIEGPLMDGMNVVGDLFGAGKMFLPQVVKSARVMKQSVAYLQPFIEAEKTEASKPNGKILMATVKGDVHDIGKNIVGVVLQCNNYEVVDLGVMVPTEKILKVAVEENCDIIGLSGLITPSLDEMVNVAREMQRQGIDKPLMIGGATTSKAHTAVKIDPAFNLNQVVYVADASRAVGVAGSLLSDANRPKFVADLQAEYDKVRERNANRKPRGTLRTYPKAIENAPAMDWDGYTPPAPTFTGLKVFDDYPLEDLLDTVDWTPFFMSWDLAGKYPKILDDEVVGEAARNLFDDAQKMLRKLIDEKRLKARGVIGLWPANTVNHDDIEIYDDQGKVIDTLHHIRQQNQKPGNDPANYSLADFVAPKDSGKRDYVGGFAVTAGIGAEELAKEYEAAGDDYNAIMVKALADRLAEAFAEHMHRRVRTEFWGYQPDEALSNDELIREKYQGIRPAPGYPACPDHTEKATLFRVLNAEKNSGLELTDSFAMYPTAAVSGWYFSHPKSKYFNVGKIQKDQVESLAKRKGMSLTEMERWLSPVLGYEPGTE; from the coding sequence ATGAGCCTGACCGACGATCGCCAAGCCCGTATTGACGCCCTCCATCGCCTGGTGCGCGAGCGCATCCTGATCCTCGATGGCGGCATGGGCACCATGATCCAGAACCTCAAGCTGTCCGAAGCCGACTACCGGGGCGAGCGCTTTGCGGATTACCACCAGGACGTCGCGGGTAACAACGACCTGCTGGCCATTACCCAACCGGCCATGCTCAAAGACATCTATAAGGGCTACCTCGACGCAGGGGCAGATATCGTCGAAACCAACACCTTCAACTCCACCCGCGTCTCCATGGCGGACTACGACATGGAAGACCTGGTGCCGGAGCTGAACCTGGCCGCGGCGCGGTTGGCCCGGGAAATCGCCGATGAGTACACCGCCGACAATCCGGATAAACCCCGCTTTGTCGCCGGGGTGCTTGGGCCCACCAGTCGCACCTGCTCCATCTCTCCAGATGTGAACGACCCCGGTGCGCGCAACATTACCTTCGATGAGTTGGTCGAGAACTATATGGAAGCCCTCGACGGGCTGGTCAAGGGTGGCTCGGACCTGATTCTGATCGAAACCGTATTCGATACCCTCAACGCCAAGGCCGCCACGTTCGCGGTACAGACCTATTTTGAGCAGAACGGTGTTGAGCTGCCGCTGATGATTTCCGGCACCATTACCGATGCTTCCGGACGCACCCTTTCCGGGCAGACCACCGAAGCCTTTTACAACTCCCTGGCCCACTCAAGCCCCTTCTCCATGGGCCTGAACTGCGCCCTGGGCGCCGAGGAACTGCGCCCCTACGTGCAGGAAATGTCCCGGGTGGCCAACTGCTGGGTGTCAGCGCACCCGAACGCCGGCCTGCCCAATGAGTTCGGCGAATACGATCAGTCCCCCGAGGAAATGGTTGCCGTGGTCGAAGAGTTTGCGGCCAGCGGTCTGGTGAACATTATCGGTGGTTGCTGTGGTACCACACCGGAGCACATCAAAGCGATTGCCGATGCCGTGGCCACGCACGCCCCGCGGCCGCTGCCCGACATTGCGCCGGCCTGTCGCCTGTCTGGCCTGGAACCCTTCAACATCACCAAGGACTCCCTGTTCGTCAACGTGGGTGAGCGCTGTAACGTTACCGGCTCGGCCAAGTTCAAGCGTCTGATCGTGGAAGAGGATTACACCACTGCACTCGAAGTCGCCCTGGAGCAGGTCGAGGGCGGCGCCCAGGTGATCGACGTCAATATGGATGAGGCGATGCTGGACTCCGAGAAAGCCATGGTGCGCTTTCTCAATCTGATTGCCGGAGAACCCGATATTGCTCGGGTGCCGGTGATGGTCGACTCCTCCAAGTGGACCGTGATTGAAGCCGGGCTGAAATGCATTCAGGGCAAGCCGATCGTCAACTCCATCAGTCTGAAGGAAGGCGAAGAAGAGTTCATTGAGCGCGCCCGACTTTGCCGCAAGTACGGTGCCGCCGTGGTGGTGATGGCGTTTGACGAAGACGGTCAGGCCGATACCGCGGCGCGCAAGAAAGAGATCTGTGAACGCTCCTATCGCGTTCTGGTCGACAAGGTGGGCTTCCCGCCCCAGGACATTATTTTTGACCCGAATATTTTTGCCATTGCCACCGGCATTGACGAGCACAACAACTACGCGGTGGATTTCATCGAAGCCACCCGCTGGATTCGGGAAAACCTGCCCCACGCCGGGGTGAGCGGTGGTGTATCCAACGTGTCTTTCTCCTTCCGGGGCAACAATCCGGTGCGCGAAGCGATTCACTCGGTGTTTCTGTACCACGCCATCAAGGCCGGCTTGAACATGGGTATCGTCAACGCCAGCCAGTTGGCGGTGTACGACGACCTGCCCGAAGAGCTGAAAGAGAAAGTCGAAGATGTGGTGCTCAACCGCAAAGATGACGCGACGGAAACCCTGCTTGAAATTGCCGAAAAGTACAAAGGCGACGGCAGTGGCGGCGAAAAAAAGGAAGATCTCGAGTGGCGTAGTTGGGCCGTGGAAAAGCGCATTGAGCACTCACTGGTCAAGGGCATCACCGCCTACATCATCGAAGACACCGAAGAAGCCCGTCAGCGCGCCGACAAGCCACTGGATGTGATCGAGGGCCCATTGATGGACGGCATGAACGTGGTCGGCGATCTGTTCGGTGCGGGCAAGATGTTCCTGCCCCAGGTGGTCAAGTCCGCCCGGGTGATGAAACAGTCTGTGGCTTACCTTCAGCCCTTTATCGAAGCGGAGAAAACCGAGGCCAGCAAACCCAACGGCAAAATTCTGATGGCCACGGTCAAAGGGGATGTGCACGATATCGGCAAGAACATTGTCGGGGTCGTATTGCAATGTAACAACTACGAAGTGGTCGATTTGGGTGTGATGGTTCCGACCGAAAAAATCCTCAAGGTGGCCGTAGAGGAGAACTGCGACATCATCGGCCTGTCCGGTCTGATTACTCCGTCGCTGGATGAAATGGTGAATGTCGCCCGGGAGATGCAGCGGCAGGGTATTGATAAACCATTGATGATCGGTGGCGCCACCACGTCGAAAGCCCACACAGCGGTCAAAATCGACCCGGCGTTCAACCTGAACCAGGTGGTCTATGTGGCTGACGCGTCCCGCGCGGTTGGCGTGGCAGGCAGCCTGCTCTCCGATGCCAACCGCCCGAAGTTCGTTGCCGACCTGCAGGCCGAATACGACAAGGTGCGCGAGCGCAACGCCAACCGCAAACCCCGCGGCACTCTGCGCACCTACCCGAAAGCGATCGAGAATGCACCGGCGATGGACTGGGACGGTTACACGCCCCCCGCCCCAACCTTCACCGGTTTGAAAGTCTTCGATGATTACCCACTGGAAGATCTGCTGGATACCGTCGACTGGACGCCCTTCTTCATGTCCTGGGATCTGGCCGGCAAGTACCCGAAAATTCTGGACGATGAGGTGGTCGGCGAGGCGGCCAGAAACCTGTTTGACGACGCCCAGAAAATGCTGCGCAAGCTGATCGACGAGAAACGCCTGAAGGCACGCGGTGTCATCGGCCTCTGGCCCGCCAACACAGTCAACCACGACGATATCGAAATTTATGACGACCAGGGCAAGGTGATCGATACCCTGCATCACATTCGCCAGCAGAACCAGAAGCCGGGTAATGATCCCGCCAACTATTCACTGGCGGACTTCGTGGCGCCCAAGGACAGCGGTAAGCGGGATTACGTAGGCGGTTTTGCCGTGACCGCCGGTATTGGTGCGGAGGAGTTGGCGAAGGAATACGAAGCGGCCGGAGACGATTACAACGCGATCATGGTCAAAGCCTTGGCCGACCGTCTGGCCGAAGCGTTTGCCGAGCATATGCACCGCCGGGTGCGGACCGAGTTCTGGGGCTATCAGCCGGATGAAGCGTTGAGTAACGATGAATTGATCCGGGAGAAATACCAGGGCATCCGCCCTGCCCCGGGTTACCCGGCATGCCCGGACCACACCGAGAAAGCGACACTGTTCCGGGTGTTGAATGCGGAGAAGAACTCCGGCCTCGAACTGACCGACAGCTTTGCCATGTATCCCACCGCCGCAGTCTCCGGCTGGTATTTCTCCCACCCGAAATCCAAGTATTTCAATGTGGGGAAAATCCAGAAGGATCAGGTGGAAAGCCTGGCCAAGCGCAAAGGCATGAGCCTGACCGAAATGGAGCGCTGGTTGAGCCCGGTGCTTGGGTATGAGCCGGGGACCGAGTGA
- the nfuA gene encoding Fe-S biogenesis protein NfuA, producing MVNVQITESAQQYLKELLDKQKDSEGVGIRMFVASPGTPQAETCIAYCRPGEEKEDDEIVELTGFKAYFEGRSLPYLEDAKVDYSPDRMGGQLTIRAPNAKMPQVNDDSPLEDRINYVLYNEINPGLASHGGNVSLVEITEDNYAVLRFGGGCQGCGAVEVTLKNGVEATLKEKLPELAGVRDVTDHTDRTNAYI from the coding sequence ATGGTCAATGTACAGATCACCGAATCCGCCCAGCAGTACCTCAAAGAGCTTCTGGACAAACAGAAGGACAGCGAGGGCGTCGGAATTCGCATGTTTGTTGCCAGCCCGGGAACCCCCCAGGCCGAGACCTGCATTGCCTACTGCCGCCCCGGCGAAGAAAAGGAAGACGACGAAATCGTCGAACTGACCGGCTTCAAAGCCTACTTTGAAGGCCGCAGCCTGCCATACCTGGAAGACGCCAAGGTCGATTACTCCCCGGACCGCATGGGTGGGCAGCTCACCATCCGGGCGCCAAATGCCAAAATGCCCCAGGTCAATGACGACAGTCCGCTCGAAGACCGCATCAACTACGTCCTGTACAACGAAATCAACCCGGGCCTCGCCTCTCATGGGGGTAACGTCAGCCTGGTGGAGATCACCGAGGACAACTACGCCGTATTGCGTTTCGGCGGCGGTTGCCAGGGCTGTGGGGCCGTGGAAGTGACCCTGAAAAACGGCGTTGAAGCGACGCTGAAAGAGAAGCTGCCCGAGTTGGCGGGTGTTCGGGATGTGACCGACCACACCGACCGCACCAACGCTTATATCTGA
- a CDS encoding efflux RND transporter periplasmic adaptor subunit has product MVVSRQLFKKAVLVAALVLITLAVFQFWPSGSNEEALASVEVRRGNIEALVTATGVLQPRTYVDVGAQVSGQLETLHVQVGDEVKQGDLLAEIDPTVYLARVDGTRAQLRNQQAQLKDRKAQLTLAEIQLQRQKNLFAEDATTREALQSAEASLRSAEAQIEALSAQIEQTQSTLRAEEANLEYAKIYAPMDGTIVTIDARQGQTLNASQTTPILMRIADLDTMSVQAQVSEADIGQLEAGMPVYFTTLGNQGRRWEGQLSRIEPTPLVENNVVLYYALFDVPNPGGRLLPQMTAQVFFVAGAADDALIVPVSALRYGERTQRNTEAASGSGRSATVSVVSPGAEPALREVRVGVTDRVHAEILSGLSEGERVLLSGPESRNRREQGSGIPRMFR; this is encoded by the coding sequence ATGGTGGTTTCCCGGCAACTTTTCAAAAAAGCGGTGCTTGTCGCCGCGCTCGTTCTGATCACCTTGGCCGTGTTTCAATTCTGGCCGAGCGGTTCTAACGAAGAGGCGCTCGCCAGCGTCGAAGTCCGCCGTGGCAATATCGAGGCATTGGTTACCGCGACCGGCGTGCTGCAACCCCGCACCTATGTGGATGTCGGTGCTCAGGTGTCCGGCCAGTTGGAAACCCTGCACGTGCAGGTGGGTGATGAGGTCAAACAGGGGGATCTGCTGGCGGAAATTGACCCCACGGTGTACCTCGCCCGCGTCGATGGCACCCGAGCGCAGTTGCGCAACCAGCAGGCGCAACTGAAGGACCGCAAGGCGCAACTGACACTGGCCGAAATTCAGCTCCAGCGCCAGAAAAACCTCTTCGCCGAAGATGCGACCACCCGCGAAGCACTGCAAAGTGCGGAAGCGTCATTGCGTTCCGCCGAGGCACAGATCGAAGCACTGAGTGCCCAGATCGAGCAGACACAATCCACGTTGCGTGCCGAGGAAGCCAACCTCGAGTACGCCAAAATCTATGCCCCCATGGACGGCACCATCGTGACCATCGACGCCCGCCAAGGGCAGACGCTGAACGCCTCCCAAACGACCCCGATACTGATGCGCATTGCCGACCTGGACACCATGAGTGTCCAGGCCCAGGTGTCGGAGGCGGATATCGGCCAGTTGGAGGCCGGAATGCCGGTTTACTTCACCACCCTGGGCAATCAGGGGCGACGCTGGGAAGGGCAGTTGTCCCGGATTGAACCGACTCCCCTGGTCGAAAACAATGTGGTGCTCTATTACGCCCTGTTTGATGTGCCAAATCCCGGTGGACGCTTGCTGCCCCAGATGACGGCTCAGGTGTTTTTTGTCGCCGGAGCCGCTGACGATGCCCTGATCGTCCCGGTATCCGCATTGCGCTACGGAGAGCGGACTCAACGTAACACTGAAGCAGCTTCCGGGAGCGGACGATCGGCAACGGTTTCTGTGGTGAGCCCCGGCGCTGAGCCGGCGTTACGGGAGGTGCGCGTCGGTGTCACCGATCGGGTGCACGCGGAAATCCTGTCCGGGTTGAGTGAGGGCGAACGGGTTCTGCTTAGTGGACCGGAAAGCCGCAACCGGCGCGAGCAGGGTAGTGGCATTCCACGGATGTTTCGCTGA
- a CDS encoding MacB family efflux pump subunit: protein MSSTPILSLSGVTKSYHNGELETRVLHGIDLTVYPGEFVAIMGASGSGKSTLMNIIGCLDKPTEGQYCFNGRDVANLSPDELAQLRRESFGFVFQSYNLLPGASALENVEMPAIYSALTPAQRRERARELLSTLGLADRLDHKPSQLSGGQQQRVSIARALMNGGQIILADEPTGALDSHSGREVMALLQSLSAQGHTIVLITHDPEVAKHAHRRIDISDGRIVADPGAAEPVSDAEQLSDQPAPDWHRDPPFANELTEGTKTALRSLGSNLFRTALTLLGIVIGVASVITMLAIGDGARQDVVDRISSMGSNLLLVRPGGPDQRGGRWSVTTLVPEDMDAINQTVPNIIAAIPELTGGQTLRYGNSDHRAEINATSYAFPAARQWSVATGNFFTLEQQNNYTSVAVLGQTVADSLFGEKNPLGEYIMIHNVLFQVIGVMEERGASPMGQDQDDVVLVPYTTGSLRLFGQQHLRNITVAVADTDRMNATQDAVHQLLLQRHGTEDFQIRNMASLIEAISETQDTLTWLLGSIAAISLLVGGIGVMNIMLVSVTERTREIGIRMATGARTRHILQQFLIEALVVSALGGLIGVVLGLSVAAALSYFGTPIYYSLLPVVLAFSCAFATGLIFGYLPARKASRLNPVNALATE, encoded by the coding sequence ATGTCGAGCACCCCCATCCTGAGCTTGTCCGGTGTTACCAAGAGCTACCACAACGGCGAGCTTGAAACCCGGGTACTGCACGGTATTGACCTGACGGTTTACCCCGGGGAGTTTGTCGCCATCATGGGCGCCTCCGGCTCGGGTAAATCGACCCTGATGAATATCATCGGTTGCCTGGACAAACCCACTGAAGGCCAGTATTGCTTCAACGGGCGCGACGTTGCCAATCTCTCGCCGGATGAGTTGGCCCAGTTGCGTCGGGAGTCTTTCGGCTTTGTCTTCCAGAGCTACAACCTCCTGCCCGGCGCCAGTGCACTGGAGAATGTCGAAATGCCGGCAATCTACTCCGCGCTCACACCGGCCCAGCGGCGCGAGCGGGCCCGGGAATTGCTGTCCACACTTGGACTGGCTGATCGGCTCGACCACAAACCCAGCCAATTATCCGGTGGTCAACAGCAGCGGGTTTCGATTGCCCGGGCGCTGATGAACGGTGGCCAGATCATTCTGGCAGACGAGCCCACTGGCGCACTGGACAGTCACAGCGGACGGGAAGTGATGGCGTTGTTGCAGTCCCTGTCTGCACAGGGCCACACCATTGTACTGATCACTCATGATCCGGAAGTAGCCAAACACGCCCATCGGCGTATCGATATCAGTGATGGTCGGATTGTCGCCGATCCGGGCGCGGCTGAGCCGGTATCGGACGCGGAGCAGCTGTCCGACCAGCCCGCTCCTGATTGGCACCGCGACCCGCCGTTTGCCAACGAGCTGACCGAAGGCACCAAAACCGCCCTTCGCTCATTGGGCAGTAACCTGTTCCGAACGGCACTGACCCTGTTGGGTATTGTGATTGGGGTGGCCTCGGTCATCACCATGCTTGCCATCGGCGACGGCGCGCGCCAGGACGTGGTGGACCGGATCAGCTCCATGGGCAGCAATCTGTTGCTGGTCCGACCCGGCGGGCCAGACCAGCGCGGAGGGCGCTGGAGTGTGACCACTCTGGTACCGGAAGACATGGACGCGATCAACCAGACCGTACCCAATATCATTGCGGCCATTCCCGAGCTGACCGGCGGCCAGACACTGCGCTACGGCAATTCGGATCACCGCGCCGAGATCAACGCGACCTCCTACGCGTTTCCGGCAGCGCGCCAGTGGTCGGTGGCGACCGGCAACTTTTTTACTCTGGAGCAGCAGAACAACTACACCTCGGTGGCGGTTCTGGGGCAGACCGTCGCGGATTCGTTGTTCGGCGAAAAAAATCCGCTGGGTGAGTACATCATGATTCACAATGTGCTCTTTCAGGTCATTGGGGTCATGGAAGAACGGGGCGCTTCGCCCATGGGGCAGGATCAGGATGACGTGGTGCTGGTGCCATACACCACCGGCAGCCTGCGTCTGTTTGGCCAGCAACACCTGCGCAATATTACCGTTGCGGTTGCGGATACAGACCGGATGAATGCCACCCAGGATGCGGTACACCAATTGCTGCTGCAACGCCACGGCACCGAGGACTTCCAGATTCGCAACATGGCGTCATTGATTGAGGCGATCTCCGAAACCCAGGACACCCTGACCTGGCTGCTCGGCTCCATTGCCGCCATTTCCCTGTTGGTTGGGGGGATCGGTGTAATGAATATCATGTTGGTCAGTGTCACCGAGCGTACCCGGGAAATCGGTATCCGCATGGCAACCGGCGCGCGAACACGACATATTCTGCAACAGTTTCTGATTGAGGCGCTGGTGGTGTCAGCCCTGGGTGGCTTGATTGGCGTCGTGTTGGGGCTGTCCGTGGCAGCGGCACTGAGCTATTTCGGCACGCCCATTTACTACTCCCTGTTGCCGGTGGTGCTGGCGTTCAGTTGCGCCTTTGCCACCGGCCTGATTTTTGGTTATCTGCCCGCGCGCAAGGCCTCCCGGTTGAATCCGGTCAACGCCTTGGCCACGGAGTGA
- a CDS encoding efflux transporter outer membrane subunit, whose amino-acid sequence MKCNVFAACCSLSVLVGCANIDPVPRPEIDPDLTWNSVLATSGAREDSSSSASWWQAFGAEPLDALMQQALQNSPDLMAAEQRLRQADWQMRATGASVYPGLNAGAGTSVRSDQDVEGDSRSSESTSANLGLSYELDLWGRVAAERASARAGFRASEQDYRAAYLSLTGAIANTWFEYQALHARIQIAQDNMALSEQVMTVVEVRYRNGVASAADVARQRTSLLSQRAQLPPLQFQAQQTRRALAVLLGAMPQTLSVEPQALSDIRLPDLKAQPPAEAIFARPDVARAEAQLQAADADVVVARRAFLPSLSLSAGFSLSTAELFSLSDARESDNAGLSLSQLIFDGGRTRAQSRRTEARRQELLAQYRNTLLVALQETDDALGRVTLEAGQETSDQAILVEAERALRLTEVRYREGSDDLLTLIDAQRNLFQARERIVERRLSRLSATVALYQALGGVQ is encoded by the coding sequence ATGAAATGCAACGTTTTTGCGGCCTGCTGCAGCCTGAGTGTTCTGGTGGGCTGTGCGAACATCGACCCTGTGCCGCGCCCCGAGATTGATCCCGACCTGACCTGGAACAGTGTTCTGGCAACATCCGGCGCGCGAGAGGACTCGAGTTCCTCAGCGAGCTGGTGGCAGGCGTTCGGCGCTGAACCGCTCGACGCCCTGATGCAGCAGGCCTTACAGAACAGCCCGGACCTGATGGCCGCCGAGCAGCGCCTGCGCCAGGCGGATTGGCAGATGCGTGCGACGGGCGCCTCGGTCTATCCAGGCCTCAATGCCGGCGCCGGAACCAGCGTGCGCAGTGACCAGGACGTCGAGGGCGATAGCCGCTCTTCGGAGTCGACCTCCGCCAACCTCGGGTTGAGTTATGAATTGGACCTGTGGGGCAGGGTGGCGGCGGAACGAGCGTCCGCCCGCGCCGGTTTTCGTGCCAGTGAGCAGGATTACCGCGCCGCTTACCTTAGCCTGACCGGCGCCATTGCCAACACCTGGTTTGAATATCAGGCGCTGCACGCTCGCATTCAGATAGCCCAAGACAATATGGCGCTGAGCGAGCAGGTGATGACCGTCGTCGAGGTGCGCTATCGAAACGGCGTAGCCAGTGCGGCAGACGTCGCCCGCCAACGCACAAGCCTGTTGTCTCAGCGTGCACAGCTTCCGCCGTTGCAATTTCAGGCGCAACAGACGCGCCGTGCCCTGGCGGTATTGCTGGGAGCCATGCCCCAAACACTATCGGTTGAACCGCAGGCACTCAGCGACATCCGCTTGCCGGATCTGAAGGCCCAGCCGCCCGCGGAAGCCATTTTCGCACGACCGGATGTGGCACGCGCCGAAGCGCAACTGCAAGCCGCCGATGCGGACGTGGTGGTGGCACGTCGGGCTTTTCTACCCTCCCTGAGTCTGAGTGCCGGTTTCAGCCTATCAACGGCGGAACTGTTTTCGTTGAGCGATGCGCGGGAATCCGACAATGCCGGCCTGTCCCTCAGTCAGTTGATTTTCGATGGCGGACGCACGCGTGCCCAGAGCCGTCGGACGGAGGCGAGACGCCAGGAACTATTGGCTCAGTACCGGAATACACTTCTGGTGGCGTTACAGGAAACCGATGATGCGTTGGGACGTGTGACTCTGGAGGCCGGGCAGGAGACAAGCGATCAGGCGATTCTGGTGGAAGCGGAACGGGCGCTGCGGCTTACGGAAGTGCGGTATCGGGAGGGCAGTGATGACCTGTTGACCCTGATCGACGCTCAGCGGAACCTGTTTCAGGCGAGGGAGCGGATTGTCGAGCGGCGTTTGAGTCGGCTGTCAGCGACGGTGGCTCTGTATCAGGCGTTGGGTGGTGTTCAGTAG